A portion of the Doryrhamphus excisus isolate RoL2022-K1 chromosome 20, RoL_Dexc_1.0, whole genome shotgun sequence genome contains these proteins:
- the olig3 gene encoding oligodendrocyte transcription factor 3, with the protein MNSDSSPSSRASSPDMDAMFLREHLPSHHFHHLQQHPVSSSTQGGDGRHKMSDGKSSSSVGSSSSNSNNANKYKLKKQVTEEEMYQLRLKINGRERKRMHDLNLAMDGLREVMPYAHGPSVRKLSKIATLLLARNYILMLNSSLDEMKRLVGEIYGGQHSAFHCGTVTHPGPGGHSAVAAAAAAAAAAAAAAHQVHPLLGSSISSSTPSSTSSSSTLPALTSIRAPHAIMKSSPAAPPSLQLGSGFQHWAGLPCPCTICQVPPPPPPPHPHIPISSSGLTRLTGEAKEGMK; encoded by the coding sequence ATGAATTCAGACTCCAGCCCCAGCAGCAGAGCCTCATCCCCGGATATGGATGCCATGTTCCTCCGAGAACATCTCCCCAGCCACCACTTCCACCACCTCCAGCAACACCCCGTTTCCTCCTCCACGCAGGGCGGCGACGGCCGCCACAAGATGTCCGACGGCAAGTCTTCGTCGTCGGtaggaagcagcagcagcaacagcaacaacGCTAACAAGTATAAACTAAAGAAGCAGGTGACCGAGGAGGAAATGTACCAGCTTCGCCTCAAGATCAACGGCCGAGAAAGGAAGCGCATGCACGACCTGAACCTGGCCATGGACGGCCTGAGGGAGGTGATGCCGTACGCGCACGGACCCTCCGTGAGGAAGTTGTCCAAAATCGCTACGCTCCTCCTGGCCCGGAACTACATCCTCATGCTCAACAGCTCCCTGGATGAGATGAAGCGCCTGGTGGGGGAGATCTACGGAGGCCAACACTCGGCCTTCCACTGCGGCACTGTGACTCACCCGGGCCCGGGCGGACACTCGGCAGTAGCCGCTGCCgctgcggctgctgctgctgctgcagccgCTGCCCACCAGGTGCACCCTCTCCTCGGGAGCAGCATCTCCTCCTCGACCCcttcctccacctcctcatCATCCACCCTGCCAGCTCTCACATCCATCCGGGCCCCACACGCCATCATGAAAAGCTCCCCGGCTGCACCCCCGAGTCTGCAGCTGGGCTCCGGCTTCCAGCACTGGGCCGGCCTGCCTTGTCCGTGCACCATCTGCCAGgtgccgcctcctcctcctcctcctcatcctcacatCCCCATCAGCTCCTCCGGCCTGACGAGACTCACTGGGGAGGCCAAAGAGGGCATGAAATGA